The following nucleotide sequence is from Stigmatopora nigra isolate UIUO_SnigA chromosome 20, RoL_Snig_1.1, whole genome shotgun sequence.
GATTTATATAAAGAAAGAAGTCATAGTATATCAAACATAAAAGACTGAATACTAATGTTTTTCTCCCCTTGCAGCTTTCGTCGATATTCAGTGCAAATTTTCCTGTCAGCTTCTTGGTCCTGATCATCATCGAATTCAGGTACTTTGCTGTTGTGGTTGATAagctaaaaaaatcaatttatgaTCAAATGCTTTTGCTCGGTTTCATCCTGCAGAAGTGGCTCAGTCATCAATGTCATGGATCTTGAGTTCATAGCTTCATCCGCGCCGAACAACATTCAGGTTGCCAGCGTCTTATCCGATGCATCTTCAGAGGTCAGCGGATTTGATATTGAAAGGTCCTCCATCACTGTCGAATCAGTAGACTTGTCGACAACGCAATCTGCAACTCCCAGCGTGATGACAAAATCAAATCCAACTGAGGCAACTACAACAACTATAGAAACACCAGCCGAGTCGACAGAATCTGTGACAACTAGGGAGACTGCAACTCCTGGTGCAGTGGCAACTTTGGTagcaacacctgtcttcacaactgcagttactggaaatctagaaacatcagcggagtcaacggcatccagaacaagtatggagaccgcaactactgaAGCAGTGGCAACTTTGGCagcaacacctgtcttcacaactgcagttactggaaatctagaaacatcagcggagtcaacggcatccagaacaagtatggagaccgcaactactgaagtagtggcaactgtggtagcaacacctgtcttcacaactgcagtaactggaaatctagaaacatcggttgagtcaacggcatccagagcaagtatggagaccgcaactactgaAGCAGTGGAAACTTTGGTAAGGacacctgtcttcacaactgcagtaactggaaatctagaaacatcggttgagtcaacggcatccagaacaagtatggagaccgcaactactgaagcagtggcaactttggtagcaacacctgtcttcacaactgcagtaactggaaatctagaaacatcagttgagtcaacggcatccagaacaagtatggagacctcaactactgaagcagtggcaactgtggtagcaacacctgtcttcacaactgcagtaactggaaatctagaaacatcagcggagtcaacggcatccagaacaagtatggagaccgcaactactgaagtagtggcaactgtggtagcaacacctgtcttcacaactgcagtaactggaaatctagaaacatcggttgagtcaacggcatccagagcaagtatggagaccgcaactactgaAGCAGTGGAAACTTTGGTAAGaacacctgtcttcacaactgcagtaactggaaatctagaaacatcggttgagtcaacggcatccagaacaagtatggagaccgcaactactgaagcagtggcaactttggtagcaacacctgtcttcacaactgcagtaactggaaatctagaaacatcagCGGAGTCAACGGCttccagaacaagtatggagaccgcaactactgaagcagtggcaactgtggtagcaacacctgtcttcacaactgcagtaactggaaatctagaaacatcagtGGAGTCATCGgcatccagaacaagtatggagaccgcaactactgaAGCAGTGGCAACTTTGGTAAcaacacctgtcttcacaactgcagaatctggaaatctagaaacatcggttgagtcaacggcatccagagcaagtatggagaccgcaactactgaagtagtggcaactttggtagcaacacctgtcttcacaactgAAGAATttggaaatctagaaacatcagcggagtcaacggcatccagaacaagtatggagaccgcaactactgCAGCAGTAGCAACTTTGGTAGCAACACTAGTCATCACAACTGCAGAATCTCAAAAAACTCTAGAAACATCAGTGGAGTCAACAGCATCAggaacaagtatggagaccgcaaGTACTGAAGTAGTGGCAACTTTGGTGgcaacacctgtcttcacaactgcagattctggaaatctagaaacatcagttgagtcaacggcatccagaacaagtatggagacctcaactactgaagcagtggcaactgtggtagcaacacctgtcttcacaactgcagtaACTGGAAATCTAGAGACATCAGCTGAGTCAACGgcatccagaacaagtatggagacctTAACTACTGAAGTAGTGGCAACTGTGGCagcaacacctgtcttcacatctgcagaatctgGAAATCTAGGAACATCAGCTGAGTCAACGgcatccagaacaagtatggagaccgcaactactgaAGCAGTGGCAACTTTGGTAGCAACATctgtcttcacaactgcagtaactggaaatctagaaacatcagAGGAGTCAACGGCttccagaacaagtatggagaccgcaactactgaAGTAGTGGCAACTGTGGTAGCAACATCTGTCTTCACAACTGAAGAATttggaaatctagaaacatcagAGGAGTCAACGGCttccagaacaagtatggagaccgcaaGTACTGAAGTAGTGGCAACTTTGGTGgcaacacctgtcttcacaactgcagtaactggaaatctagaaacatcagttgagtcaacggcatccagaacaagtatggagacctcaactactgaagcagtggcaactgtggtagcaacacctgtcttcacaactgcagtaactggaaatctagaaacatcagcggagtcaacggcatccagaacaagtatggagaccgcaactactgaagtagtggcaactgtggtagcaacacctgtcttcacaactgcagtaactggaaatctagaaacatcggttgagtcaacggcatccagagcaagtatggagaccgcaactactgaAGCAGTGGAAACTTTGGTAAGaacacctgtcttcacaactgcagtaactggaaatctagaaacatcggttgagtcaacggcatccagaacaagtatggagacctTAACTACTGAAGTAGTGGCAACTGTGGCagcaacacctgtcttcacatctgcagaatctgGAAATCTAGGAACATCAGCTGAGTCAACGgcatccagaacaagtatggagaccgcaactactgaAGCAGTGGCAACTTTGGTAGCAACATctgtcttcacaactgcagtaactggaaatctagaaacatcagAGGAGTCAACGGCttccagaacaagtatggagaccgcaactactgaAGTAGTGGCAACTGTGGTAGCAACATCTGTCTTCACAACTGAAGAATttggaaatctagaaacatcagAGGAGTCAACGGCttccagaacaagtatggagaccgcaaGTACTGAAGTAGTGGCAACTTTGGTGgcaacacctgtcttcacaactgcagtaactggaaatctagaaacatcagttgagtcaacggcatccagaacaagtatggagacctcaactactgaagcagtggcaactgtggtagcaacacctgtcttcacaactgcagtaactggaaatctagaaacatcagcggagtcaacggcatccagaacaagtatggagaccgcaactactgaagtagtggcaactgtggtagcaacacctgtcttcacaactgcagtaactggaaatctagaaacatcggttgagtcaacggcatccagagcaagtatggagaccgcaactactgaAGCAGTGGAAACTTTGGTAAGaacacctgtcttcacaactgcagtaactggaaatctagaaacatcggttgagtcaacggcatccagaacaagtatggagaccgcaactactgaagcagtggcaactttggtagcaacacctgtcttcacaactgcagtaactggaaatctagaaacatcagCGGAGTCAACGGCttccagaacaagtatggagaccgcaactactgaagcagtggcaactgtggtagcaacacctgtcttcacaactgcagtaactggaaatctagaaacatcagtGGAGTCATCGgcatccagaacaagtatggagaccgcaactactgaagcagtggcaactttggtagcaacacctgtcttcacaactgcagaatttggaaatctagaaacatcagcggagtcaacggcatccagaacaagtatggagacctCAACTACTGAAGTAGTGGCAACTGTGGTAGCAACACCTGTGGTCACAAATGCAAAATCTCAAACTCTAGAAACATCAGTGGAGTCAACGGCATCCAGAgcaagtatggagaccgcaactactgaagtagtggcaactttggtagcaacacctgtcttcacaactgAAGAATttggaaatctagaaacatcagcggagtcaacggcatccagaacaagtatggagaccgcaactactgCAGCAGTAGCAACTTTGGTAGCAACACTAGTCATCACAACTGCAGAATCTCAAAAAACTCTAGAAACATCAGTGGAGTCAACAGCATCAggaacaagtatggagaccgcaaGTACTGAAGTAGTGGCAACTTTGGTGgcaacacctgtcttcacaactgcagattctggaaatctagaaacatcagtggagtcaacggcatccagaacaagtatggagaccgcaactactgaAGCAGTGGAAACTTTGGTAGCCACACCTGAGGTCACAACTGCAGAATCTCAAACTCTAGAAACACCAGTTGAGTCAACGGCttccagaacaagtatggagaccgcaactactgaagtagtggcaactgtggtagcaacacctgtcttcacaattgaagaatttggaaatctagaaacatcagCGGAGTCAACGGCttccagaacaagtatggagaccgcaactactgaAGTAGTGGCAACTGTGGTAGCAACACCTGTGGTCACAAATGCAGAATCTCAAACTCTAGAAACATCAGCGGAGTCAACAgcatccagaacaagtatggagaccgcaactactgaagcagtggcaactttggtagcaacacctgtcttcacaactgcagaatttggaaatctagaaacatcagaggagtcaacggcatccagaacaagtatggagaccgcaactactgaagcagtggcaactttggtagcaacacctgtcttcacaactgcagtaactggaaatctagaaacatcagctgagtcaacggcatccagaacaagtatggagaccgcaactactgaAGTAGTGGCAACTGTGGTAGCAAGacctgtcttcacaactgcagtaactggaaatctagaaacatcagAGGAGTCAACGGCttccagaacaagtatggagaccgcaactactgaAGCAGTGGAAACTTTGGTagcaacacctgtcttcacaactgcagtaactggaaatctagaaacatcagAGGAGTCAACGGCttccagaacaagtatggagaccgcaactactgaAGCAGTGGAAACTTTGGTagcaacacctgtcttcacaactgcagaatttggaaatctagaaacatcagAGGAGTCAACGGCttccagaacaagtatggagaccgcaactactgaAGCAGTGGAAACTTTGGTagcaacacctgtcttcacaactgcagaatctggaaatctagaaacatcagttgagtcaacggcatccagagcaagtatggagaccgcaactactgaAGCAGTGGCAACTTTGGTGgcaacacctgtcttcacaactgcagaatctggaaatctagaaacatcagtGGAGTCAACTGCATCTGTATCTACTAGGGGGAGTTCAAGTGCTGCTGCAGTGGCAACTTTGGTAACAACGCCCGTCCTCACCACTGCAGAATCTCAAACATCACAGATACCTTTAGAAACATCGGCTGTGTCAAGATCAACCAAGGAAACAGCCGCAGCCGTATCTGGTTTAACAACAAGAGCCACAACTGCGGAATCCCAAACATCTCAGATAACTCTAGCAGCATCTCCAGCCTCCGCAACAACTAGGGAAACGGCAACAATTCCTACAGCGGCAACAACTACTAGAAATGAGGGCCCACCTGCCACGAAAAACACATCATCGACAAGGAcacctactgtagccacagctTCTACACAATTACCAACCACCGCCTCAACTTCCAATAGAGGAAACGCTACAAAAAATTCTGTGACAAATGCCAGGACTGCAAATTCCACCAAAAATGCAGTGACGGGAATTGTCACACCAGTTGCGCCGGGAGCAACACAAGGTCCAACGGTGCCGACGATCATCACCAGACGGGTTTCTTTCCGATCCCTCCAAAGCACCTTTAGCAACCAGCTCTTCAATCAGTCGTCTTCTGCCTTCCGATTCCGATCGACCCTGATCAGAAGTCAGGTAGGAATCCATGGAAAAAATCTTGCCAAATATCTCCATcaccttcttcttgttcttttgCAGCTTCAACCTTTATTCCAAATGGAGTTCCCTTCGATCTTCAGGGTCCTGGTCGTCATTGGCTTcaggtatataaaaaaaacaagtgacttTCCCCAAAATACAAGACTATTAACAAACTACTCTGGCATATATCTACTCCTTTTGACGGGCAGACCCGGATCAGTTATCAACGACATGGACCTGAGCTTCACCAACGTGGCGCCCAACCACACGGCCATCACTGCCGTCTTGACCAACGCCGTCACCTTGGTCAGCGGCTTCGACATCGAACAAAGCTCCATCACAGTCGAAGGAATCGGTAAAAAATAATCTGAACCTTATTGATAAACAGATAAACAAGAGCTCTTCTCTCTCCTTTAAAAATGAACCCTGATGTAGTAACTTAGACACTCATGTTTTCCAGTTTCGAGGGGAGTGACACACAACATGGGCCTTCTCTGCGCTTTCTCTTTGGTGGCTTTTTCGTGGATGCTCTCGAGTCAACACTGAGACGACTTCAACCTTCACTTCGGGAATTACCTTACATGCGTTCAGAAATGCTTGAAATTAACGACTGAATGACTTTTTGGAGACTCCGTCCTGAACTACAACAGTATCAGAGGTCCATCACTAAATTATTTATCGGCGCCCTCTCCTGGCAAAAATGTATACACGCCAATACCATGAATTCCAGCAGGGTCTTATGCACATTTTAAAGGTATTTATTATCTCGTTAAATTCTCCTTTGAATATTTCTATTGTAAATAATAAACTGTGGTACTTACTTTACAGactcaatttgaaaaatgtattatatttgcATTGTTGATGATTATGTGGGATCTGAAAAGTGCACTTGTGATGACATCTGGTGCAATACCGAGAGACAATGGAGTGCACTTGTTATTCTTGATGCCAGTGGATCAGGTTTGTTTATAAAAACACAAGGTGGGGCCCTTTTGTCACACAGAATATGTGAcatcttgttttcttttctactCTTGCTTTGTGCCACGCAATAATGGAATAAGATATAAGAATTCAGAAGGTACTTTTGCCACATGAGATCAATGCACGCTGGCTTGACGTCATACACATTTTTAACTTGGGAAAAGATGTCCAAGCCATGTGAGCTTGGGGGGTTACAGGAGGTCCATTAAGTGGAGCTTCTCATTTAGCTGGGGTTTTTAGAACATGAGTTTTGCCGATAAttacatcaaaacaaaacaatgtggcTGGCCAGATGGGGTCCCCGGGCCTCGTGTTTTATACCAGAGAAATATAGCAGCATAGAATCACACAATGCTGTCCACAGTAGCATATCAAAGCATATTTTAAAAGTGATTTATTGTATGCTTTTGGCGCTGGCACATTCCCACTGGATGCTTTGTTTGATTGGACCTGATGACGGCCCGGATTAGTGCGCAAGCCGAGCGCCATCTGTGGAAGTGGGCCACGGGGCGGGGACAGACGGCGGGGATAGACGGACGGGggcggccacggcggcggcAGCAGCTACGGCAACGGAAGCAGCGGCATCCCGGCCGGGCTCGGACTCCACCCAAGGATGGTGGACAACCGCTACGCCACGGCGCTGGTGATAGCCTGCGTGCTCAGCCTACTGGCCACCGCCTATCTATGCGTGGGGGTGGGTACGCAGCACTGGTACCAGTACAGCAGTCCGCCGGTGCGCGGCGAGGCTAACGCCACGGAACTGCGCGGCCTATACGACGAATTCTTGGAGGGAGAATTCGACGAGAAGACCTACAGCGATACGCTCTTCAGGCTCAACGGCACGCTGGGCCTGTGGTGGCGCTGCGTGCTCGTGCCCGAGGCGCCGCAATGGGCCAAGGAAACAGGTAGGTTCCGCCACGATACCATACCATACGTCACGTCATGGGACGCCAGGGCGACCCCTTGTGGATGCAAGGAGCACAACCTGAGCGTCCCTGACCTTTGTAAAGGGTGGTGAAGACCCCCAAGGGGTTTCATAGCCATTGATTAACATAGACCTACAGTCCTTCTGGACATAGGTCGCCGTCAGTAGAAGTaagacaatataaaataaaaataacggGGGGCTTGCAGTGTTCTGATTGCTAAAATAGAGTAACTGAAGTCAAAAAAACTGTCCTAAATTGACAtttcttaaataaaatgaaggtTGTCTGAACAATACAACGGTTACAGAAGCAACGCTttagtttaaatgtttttactgGAAATACTATGTGATAAACACAACTTCAGTTCCTCTACGTTAATTGGACTGTTACTACACTCTTGTGGACAAACTACAAAAGGTACCACACACAATTGACTCAAAATTCAACAGAATTGAAATGCAATATGTAACAGAGCAAAGAGGTAGTAGTATTACTGAAGGGCATAAAGTATATGTGAAAGTATTTCGGTACAACAAACATCAAGACACATACAATTAGTATTTTGTCCCACGCAAAATTAgagtaaaatgtactttttggcCAGTGTCAACTTTTCAGAGTCAATTAAActaaatttattcattttaagtatTCAGAGTAACTGATTACACTTTATAGAGTACTCTAAACTCAAAATCTACTTCAGAAATAACTAATTTGTaatctttcattttcacttttgtGTTACTTACCTTGTAAGCAACTTACCTTGAGACCAAAGCTAGAATACCAAATAACTGATCAAATAAGAAAAGCATAGACAAAAGGTGACAACAATTGTGTTTATTAATACAGCTTCAGGAGGGTCCTTGGAGCAAGATTGTATTTTTCCTGGGGCTCTTTCACCCTTCCATTGATGGTAGTAACAAATTTGCAGTAGCAAATATAGTAGATGGGTTCACTGTTTAAGCCTATAAACCAACAGAAATGAGAACATTATGCATTGAATAGGCACAAttatgtattttgaaaaaacattcAATGGAAACATTGGCTTAAAGGTTAATATTACTGGATATGGAATATGGAAAATGATCTTACCAGGAGGAGAATCATTACTGGTGCAGCAGAACTTCCAAAATGGTgtagaaaatggcaaaaaaactgatgaaACTGTGAAGAGCTGAATTTTCACTGTACCACAACTTTTAGAGCTGATTGACACCCCATTAAATTGAAATTATACTGTATTCTAGGTTAAAATAGGTTGACTCTGAAATATTGACACTCCATTTTAGTGTAATGGCCATATGTAGTGGACAAAAGTGGCACAATTTCggtcacaaaaacaaatattcacgCAGGTTTATTATGAACTAACGAAATACGAGACATGAAGTGAATAAAAACCAAATTAATGAAATGACGCAGTTGAAATTGCAAAGTCACAATGGTAACACACAGTAATACTCGAAGTCATTTTTGTCTAAATAACAACAcacttttaataataatagtttgaATGACTTACCACAATGCTGCTGTAGGTCGAAATGTGATTTccttcatttcatttaatttcatttcattccatttcatttcatttcattccatttcatttcatttcatttcatttcttctGGACGCTGAAAATAACGTAAAAAGTTAGTTTGAGAGCCACTAACGAAGACAATTTACATTACATATCATTTCGAGGACAATAACCTCGAGTATAATTTCGAGGACAATAACTTTGAGTATCATTTTTAAGAAAGTTTAATACATTACCGTGCCTCAAGTGTTGCTAATATAGCAAGCAAAAGTTAGCCAAAAGTCGGTCGCTGAAAATGAACGTTTAAAGTGAATTCGCTCGCGCTAACCAGGACAATAACATTACGTTTTAGTATTTATAAGACAATAACTTTGCGTATTATTTCGAAAGTGGAGAAAAACATTACCTTTTGTCGTGTGTTTCATTTTTAGCTGGAGACAATTAAAATGTCGGTCCATTGTTCGGTCCCGTCGGCGCACCTGATTGATCTTTAGCCTAATCAACGTTTGATCTCCCG
It contains:
- the LOC144213281 gene encoding uncharacterized protein LOC144213281, whose product is METATTEAVETLVATPVFTTAESGNLETSVESTASRASMETATTEAVATLVATPVFTTAESGNLETSVESTASVSTRGSSSAAAVATLVTTPVLTTAESQTSQIPLETSAVSRSTKETAAAVSGLTTRATTAESQTSQITLAASPASATTRETATIPTAATTTRNEGPPATKNTSSTRTPTVATASTQLPTTASTSNRGNATKNSVTNARTANSTKNAVTGIVTPVAPGATQGPTVPTIITRRVSFRSLQSTFSNQLFNQSSSAFRFRSTLIRSQLQPLFQMEFPSIFRVLVVIGFRPGSVINDMDLSFTNVAPNHTAITAVLTNAVTLVSGFDIEQSSITVEGIVSRGVTHNMGLLCAFSLVAFSWMLSSQH